The nucleotide window GTACGTGGCGGTCGCGGCGGACCGGGCGTACGTGATACCGGAGGGGCTGTCGTTCGAGGAAGCGGCGGCGCTCCCCATCTCGTACCAGACGGCGTGGAGGGCGCTCCTAACCCGCGCGCGCCTCCGCCCCGGCGACGACGTGCTGGTGATCGGCGCGTCCGGCGGCACCGCCCTCGCCGCCGTGCAGATCGCGCGGCTCGCCGGCGCGCGCGTCTTCGCCGTCACCAGCGGCGACGAGAACGTGCGGCGCCTGCGGGAGCTCGGCGCCGCCTTCGTCTACGACCGCGACCGCGAGGACTGGTCCAAGGGCGTATTCCGCGACACCGCGCGCCGCGGTGTGGACGTGGTGGTGGAGAACGTGGGCGCCGCCACCTGGACGGGAAGCGTGCGCGCCCTCGCCCGCGGCGGCCGCCTGGTGACGTACGGCGCCACCGCGGGCCCCGTGGTGGAGATCGACGTGCGCGTCCTCTTCTGGAAGCAGCTCGAGATCATCGGCACCACGATGGCGTCGCGCAGCGAGTTCGAGGCGATGCTCCGCGGCGTCGCCACCGGCAACCTCCGCCCCATCATCGACACGGTCATGCCGCTCGACCAGGCCCGCGAAGCGCACGAGCGGCTCGAAGCGGGTGGCCAGTTCGGCAAGATCGTCCTGATCCCCTAACCGCAGTCTCACGCGGAGACGCGGAGCCGCGGGGAGAGACGCGAAGTTCTCTCTGCGCCTCCGCGTCTCCGCGTGAGGCCATGCTGTAGAAGCCTGGGAGACACGGAAAACGGCGCCCGCCTCCGAACTGGGAGACGGGCGCCGCTTTGCACTCCATCGCGAAGGGTCGTGCCTTACTCCGGTGCGATCCGGACGTCCGCGGCCCGGGGGCCCTTCGGATCTTCCTGGATCTCGAACTCCACGCGATCGCCCCGCTTCAGCGAGCGGAACCCATCCATCTGGATGGAGGAGTGGTGGACGAAGACGTCCTTGCCGCCGTCGTCGGGGCGGATGAATCCGAACCCCTTGTCGTCCTTGAAGAACTCCACTGTCCCAGTCTGTCGTGCCATGATCCCTCCGCGATGGACGGTACCGCATCGGCGCCGGCTCGTCGTCCCGTCCGACGCCGCTCCGGACTGCTCGCAGGGTGCGAGTTCTAGCAAGGAGCGTTCCCGTCACGCGTTTCGTGACGGCCTCGGGTCGCCCGTGAGTTCCAGCACCGCCACCTCCGGCCGGCAGAGGAAGCGCACCGGGATGTGCACCGTCCCCACCCCGCGCGAGGTGTACACCTGCGTCCACGGCCGGCGCCGCAGTCCCTCGTCGTACAGGTCCGGCCGGTCGGCGGGGTTGCGCAGGGCGCCGATGAAGGGAAGGCGCACCTGCCCCGCGTGCGTGTGGCCGCTCACGATCAGGTCGACCTGATCGTACGATCGCCTGGCGAGCTCCGCCTGGTCCGGGTCGTGGGCCAGGAGCAGGGTGAAGTCGCGGGTGTCCGGCGGCGGCAGGGCGTTCATCGACGGGCGGCCGTACG belongs to Longimicrobium sp. and includes:
- a CDS encoding zinc-binding dehydrogenase; amino-acid sequence: MRAAIFHENGGPEVVRIEEVTRPKAGAGEVLVEVRAAALNHLDLWVRRGIPIETTMPHVGGSDIAGVIAEVGEGVDAARVGERVVVNPSLWCGRCRECARGEESMCASYRILGEHTDGGFTEYVAVAADRAYVIPEGLSFEEAAALPISYQTAWRALLTRARLRPGDDVLVIGASGGTALAAVQIARLAGARVFAVTSGDENVRRLRELGAAFVYDRDREDWSKGVFRDTARRGVDVVVENVGAATWTGSVRALARGGRLVTYGATAGPVVEIDVRVLFWKQLEIIGTTMASRSEFEAMLRGVATGNLRPIIDTVMPLDQAREAHERLEAGGQFGKIVLIP
- a CDS encoding cold shock domain-containing protein, translated to MARQTGTVEFFKDDKGFGFIRPDDGGKDVFVHHSSIQMDGFRSLKRGDRVEFEIQEDPKGPRAADVRIAPE